From the Xyrauchen texanus isolate HMW12.3.18 chromosome 37, RBS_HiC_50CHRs, whole genome shotgun sequence genome, one window contains:
- the LOC127630407 gene encoding uncharacterized protein LOC127630407, with the protein MRIILLLLVALAGPFFTFTRASTLVSTASVAVYTVAASEQPPEVTKIAEEAAPQEVVSTAAAPVQEAPEVAATTVDAGEPSVSTEAPRIQSAAPTQAAAATEAATKAATEAATEAEAEAATEAATEAATEAATEAGATESANNETSTYVEKSEVEVEEQEVMGTGQLVGIVIGALTAVIVVIVVIVLVVRRMGQYSP; encoded by the exons ATGAGGATCATACTGCTGCTACTGGTCGCCTTGGCAGGGCCTTTCTTTACCTTCACCCGAGCAA GTACTCTAGTATCAACAGCTTCTGTGGCTGTATATACAGTAGCTGCATCAGAACAGCCTCCTGAGGTCACAAAGATAGCAGAAGAAGCAGCTCCTCAAGAAGTAGTTTCAACAGCAGCTGCTCCTGTTCAAGAGGCACCGGAGGTGGCTGCCACCACAGTCGATGCTGGTGAGCCATCAGTTTCCACAGAAGCACCAAGAATACAGTCGGCAGCACCAACACAAGCAGCCGCAGCAACAGAAGCAGCAACAAAAGCAGCAACAGAAGCAGCAACAGAAGCAGAAGCAGAAGCAGCAACAGAAGCAGCAACAGAAGCAGCAACAGAAGCAGCAACAGAAGCAGGAGCCACAGAGTCAGCCAACAATGAAACATCTACATATGTTGAAAAATCTGAGGTGGAGGTGGAGGAGCAAGAAG TTATGGGCACGGGACAACTGGTGGGTATTGTAATCGGTGCATTGACTGCAGTGATAGTGGTCATTGTTGTAATCGTCTTGGTGGTCAGGAGAATGGGACAGTACTC cCCCTGA